One Helianthus annuus cultivar XRQ/B chromosome 12, HanXRQr2.0-SUNRISE, whole genome shotgun sequence genomic region harbors:
- the LOC110895014 gene encoding uncharacterized protein LOC110895014 → MAETSRSRVTITLGRSGQVVKRVVDSVPLPPAVGTKRSVRDRLGDTVDLHNKRSRGDNDTWNLKASNSVDDLHLRKDDLRFKIMKQKQINKHQNMVDLRDMLSRSARPSTAKPVTSYSMHETRDGRQRVPDPRHMPEPRHERQSVPEPRGDRPRGPVSRDDRPRGLMSRDDRQRMAEPLDGRQGMPEPREVRNRVPKLNDVRPHVAERPIGTMTGQYASLRPSEGPPRTGFSGDSPWTLDHIRRKSPDRVSNTRGLSPQRRRAFEDSRPVAYGTRDVSDNSRPAPPASFLTKQPLSMKSVGATPLVAPGGNMQRSQYPAEHLTVEGFLRSLGLEKYLISFKVEEVDMSALSQMGDQDLKELGIPMGPRKKILLALLARSGRQAR, encoded by the exons ATGGCAGAGACCTCGAGGTCGCGAGTGACAATCACCTTAGGTCGCAGTGGACAG GTGGTGAAAAGGGTAGTGGATAGCGTACCACTTCCTCCGGCTGTTGGGACTAAACGTTCTGTTAGAGATAGATTAGGAGATACAGTGGACCTTCATAATAAACG GTCGCGTGGAGATAATGATACATGGAACTTGAAGGCTAGTAATTCCGTGGATG ATCTTCATCTTCGTAAAGATGATCTACGATTCAAAATCATGAAACAAAAGCAAATCAACAAACATCAGAACATGGTGGACCTTCGTGATATGCTGTCAAGGTCAGCCCGTCCTTCAACTGCTAAGCCTGTTACCTCCTATAGCATGCATGAAACTAGAGATGGAAGACAGAGGGTACCCGACCCAAGGCATATGCCTGAACCAAGACATGAGAGGCAGAGCGTTCCCGAGCCAAGGGGTGATAGACCTCGTGGGCCCGTGTCTAGGGATGATAGACCTCGTGGGCTCATGTCTAGGGACGATAGACAGAGGATGGCTGAACCATTGGATGGTAGACAAGGCATGCCTGAGCCACGTGAGGTTAGAAATCGAGTACCCAAGCTAAATGATGTCAGACCACACGTAGCAGAACGGCCCATCGGTACCATGACAGGTCAATACGCTTCCCTGAGACCTTCAGAAGGTCCTCCCCGTACGGGCTTTTCAGGAGATTCCCCGTGGACTTTGGATCATATTAGGCGTAAATCACCAGATAGGGTTTCGAATACTAGAGGTTTATCACCCCAGAGAAGGCGGGCATTTGAAGATTCTAGACCAGTGGCGTATGGCACTCGGGATGTTAGTGATAATTCAAGGCCTGCGCCCCCCGCATCGTTTCTGACAAAACAACCCCTCTCAATGAAATCTGTGGGGGCTACGCCTTTGGTTGCCCCTGGTGGCAATATGCAAAGAAGTCAATATCCA GCAGAACATCTTACTGTGGAAGGATTTTTGCGCTCATTGGGATTGGAGAAGTATCTGATTTCGTTCAAGGTTGAGGAG GTTGATATGTCTGCTTTGAGCCAAATGGGGGACCAAGATCTCAAAGAGTTAGGAATACCTATG GGACCTAGGAAAAAGATACTTCTGGCTCTGCTTGCACGCAGCGGAAGGCAAGCAAGATGA